One genomic segment of Vibrio quintilis includes these proteins:
- a CDS encoding gamma-glutamylcyclotransferase family protein, which translates to MYIFGYGSLMNSSSRRLTGQTGHAVPAVVSGLVRHWGKVNDNYIASPLVSEPGDGLVNGVLLEITIDELKEFDRREAGYQRVRLQPEQFETPLDITAENDIWVYIKPQPQPPCENIPVLQTYIDTVLSGCLEISEDFARFFIRHTQGWQAPVDNDRQQPRYKNYAGIPSHHVELIDQLLAVDA; encoded by the coding sequence ATTTATATCTTTGGCTATGGCAGTCTGATGAATTCTTCTTCCCGCCGGTTAACCGGACAGACCGGCCATGCAGTCCCGGCTGTGGTTTCCGGGTTAGTCAGACACTGGGGCAAGGTGAATGACAATTACATCGCATCACCACTGGTTTCTGAACCAGGAGACGGATTAGTCAATGGTGTCCTGCTTGAAATTACGATAGATGAGCTGAAAGAATTTGACAGAAGAGAAGCCGGCTATCAAAGAGTCCGTCTTCAGCCTGAACAGTTTGAAACCCCGCTGGATATCACTGCTGAAAATGACATCTGGGTCTATATCAAACCACAACCTCAACCGCCATGTGAAAACATACCGGTATTACAGACTTACATTGATACGGTCCTTTCCGGCTGTCTTGAAATCTCAGAAGATTTTGCCCGCTTTTTTATCCGTCATACGCAGGGCTGGCAGGCACCGGTTGATAATGATCGTCAACAACCACGCTATAAAAATTACGCTGGTATTCCGTCCCATCATGTTGAGTTGATTGATCAGTTACTGGCCGTTGATGCTTAA
- a CDS encoding Ig-like domain-containing protein, which produces MKRLYKTTYPLAILLSVGSVYANANEFMPDGNPAGLPSVFTKTTLASSVSSASTTETVKLTVSMTPSDATGYITFMDGPTVLGAAPLDSGEASLTAVLPAGIHNISAKYNGAPAYKGSMSEPVAVTVETSDYGSWTSGACGKGTAAYLLDSGTLTEQSGTYTTSTDSESAVCVTGTDAALVLEQPTITTSGESSSNEESSFFGLNAAVLNYDGGNLTIHGGSITSTGMGANSVFAYGSGVISVSDTKMKATADGGHAVFAAGGGTIIANNVDAVTTGASSSVVGTDRGSGTVVVHGGNYKATGMRSAGIYSTGTITASDATFTTTNAEVVVLEGSNVVKLDNVTLNGTSGLDEHRGVFLYQSMSGDADNSECGVGSCFDMTGGVFNYTDTSNTSDTATDNCAAFVVANQTGTMTLNDVEVNNSCPTLLLSALNKHWDYKGGTANFTANGVKLAGDVIVDDVSTADITLAKSDLQPSLLKGAINTDNTASGVTLTLDADSQWVVTGTSYLTSLTDADTTYSNIHCATDGCKVYVDGTEIEIQ; this is translated from the coding sequence ATGAAACGTTTATATAAAACAACTTATCCCCTGGCAATTCTTTTGTCCGTTGGCTCTGTTTATGCGAATGCTAACGAATTTATGCCTGATGGAAATCCTGCTGGCTTACCATCAGTTTTCACTAAAACAACGCTCGCTTCATCTGTTTCTTCTGCAAGTACCACAGAAACAGTGAAACTGACCGTCTCTATGACTCCTTCTGATGCAACCGGCTATATCACGTTTATGGACGGCCCGACGGTTCTTGGGGCTGCACCTCTTGATTCTGGTGAAGCTTCACTGACTGCCGTGTTGCCTGCCGGTATTCATAACATTTCAGCAAAATATAATGGTGCACCGGCATATAAAGGCAGTATGTCTGAGCCTGTAGCCGTGACCGTTGAAACTTCAGATTACGGCAGCTGGACATCTGGCGCCTGTGGTAAAGGCACTGCTGCTTATCTGCTTGATTCCGGTACATTAACCGAACAAAGCGGCACCTATACCACAAGTACAGACAGTGAAAGTGCAGTCTGTGTGACCGGAACAGATGCAGCATTAGTGCTTGAACAGCCAACGATTACAACATCAGGTGAAAGCTCAAGTAACGAAGAAAGCAGCTTCTTTGGCCTGAATGCAGCTGTACTCAACTATGACGGCGGTAACCTGACGATTCACGGTGGTAGCATTACATCAACAGGCATGGGGGCAAACTCTGTCTTTGCTTATGGTTCGGGTGTTATTTCCGTCTCTGATACAAAAATGAAAGCAACCGCAGATGGCGGTCACGCAGTATTTGCTGCCGGCGGCGGTACCATTATCGCAAATAATGTTGATGCGGTGACAACAGGTGCTTCAAGTTCGGTTGTGGGTACGGATCGGGGCAGCGGTACTGTTGTTGTTCACGGTGGTAACTATAAAGCCACTGGTATGCGCTCTGCCGGTATCTATTCAACAGGTACGATTACAGCTTCAGATGCGACATTCACTACAACCAATGCTGAAGTGGTTGTACTGGAAGGCAGTAACGTTGTGAAACTGGATAATGTCACTCTGAACGGTACTTCCGGCCTTGATGAACACCGTGGTGTCTTCCTTTATCAAAGTATGTCCGGAGATGCGGACAACAGTGAATGTGGCGTAGGCTCATGCTTCGACATGACTGGCGGTGTATTTAACTATACAGATACTTCAAATACATCTGACACAGCAACAGATAACTGTGCGGCATTTGTGGTTGCGAACCAGACCGGTACCATGACGCTGAATGATGTTGAAGTGAACAACAGCTGTCCGACTCTGTTGCTGTCTGCGCTCAACAAACACTGGGACTACAAAGGCGGTACAGCTAACTTCACTGCGAACGGTGTGAAACTGGCGGGTGACGTGATTGTGGATGATGTCAGTACAGCAGATATTACACTGGCCAAAAGTGACCTTCAGCCATCATTGCTGAAAGGTGCGATTAACACTGACAATACTGCATCCGGCGTTACTTTGACTTTAGATGCTGACAGCCAGTGGGTTGTAACAGGTACATCTTATCTGACTTCACTGACAGATGCTGACACAACATACAGCAACATCCATTGTGCAACAGATGGCTGTAAAGTTTATGTTGACGGTACAGAAATCGAAATTCAATAA
- a CDS encoding tellurite resistance TerB family protein: protein MLNAIASIFKELIDAQSSPANEDQPDLAIACLLTEVANADHNVAEEETIARRQILQKVCQVSETTADALLHQADQLVRDSASLYDFTSQLRSLSHPKRYELIQAMWELAHTDGYIDPLEDAVIRKTAELLYVDHSEFIRAKISVSDHI from the coding sequence ATGTTGAATGCAATTGCGTCTATTTTTAAAGAACTGATTGACGCTCAGTCATCACCAGCGAATGAAGATCAACCCGATCTGGCGATTGCCTGCCTGCTGACAGAAGTTGCCAATGCTGACCACAATGTTGCAGAGGAAGAGACGATAGCCCGTCGTCAAATACTACAAAAAGTCTGTCAGGTCAGTGAAACCACAGCAGATGCTTTACTGCATCAGGCTGATCAACTGGTCCGGGACTCAGCCTCTCTTTATGATTTTACTTCTCAGCTTCGTTCGTTATCCCATCCCAAGCGTTATGAACTGATACAGGCGATGTGGGAGCTGGCGCACACCGATGGCTATATCGACCCGTTAGAAGATGCGGTTATCCGCAAAACGGCAGAGCTGTTATATGTCGATCACAGTGAATTTATCCGCGCAAAAATCAGTGTTTCAGATCATATTTAA